In Fibrobacter sp. UWR4, the genomic stretch CATTCTAAACCCACTCGAATGCGACATCGATTTTCATTATATAGTTGCAGCCGCAGGGGTTGCATCTCCACAACTTTACTCAACAGACCCAATTAGTGTAATAAAATCAAATCTTTGGGGCATTGACAACATACTCAAATATGGAATCAATCACCACTTGGAAAAATTTGTTTATGTTTCTTCCGGAGAGATATACGGAGAAGGCGATGGGCGTGATTTTACAGAAGACTACAGCGGCTACGTAAACTGCGCCTCTTTAAGAGCATGTTACCCATCTGCGAAAAGGGCATCTGAGTCTCTGTGTATCGCATATAGTCACCAGTACAATGTAGATCTTTGTATAGCCAGGCCGTGTCATGTTTATGGGCCAAATTTTTCCGATACAGACAATAGAGTCTACGCTCAATTTATGAGAAATGTTCTTAATGACGAGAATATCGTATTAAAAAGTTCAGGGAATCAGTATCGATCTTGGTGCTATGTGGTGGACTGTGCTTCCGCTATATTACATATCATGTTAAAAGGAGGTAATGGTCAAGCTTACAACATTGCCGACCCATCATCAAACCTGTCAATCAAAGAATTAGCAGAAATGATAGCCTCCTGTGGTCATAAAAAAGTCGTATTTGAAATCCCTACCGACGCCGAGAAAAAAGGGTTCAACACGGTGACGAAATCCATTTTTTCAATCGCG encodes the following:
- a CDS encoding NAD-dependent epimerase/dehydratase family protein, translating into MSYQSDILEAANQDLPREKLQGKNILVTGATGLIGCCIVETLLKHLNLNLHVYASGRSEERIKTIFKNYLNSNYFHFLKHDILNPLECDIDFHYIVAAAGVASPQLYSTDPISVIKSNLWGIDNILKYGINHHLEKFVYVSSGEIYGEGDGRDFTEDYSGYVNCASLRACYPSAKRASESLCIAYSHQYNVDLCIARPCHVYGPNFSDTDNRVYAQFMRNVLNDENIVLKSSGNQYRSWCYVVDCASAILHIMLKGGNGQAYNIADPSSNLSIKELAEMIASCGHKKVVFEIPTDAEKKGFNTVTKSIFSIADSHRQVNPI